Proteins encoded together in one Miscanthus floridulus cultivar M001 chromosome 16, ASM1932011v1, whole genome shotgun sequence window:
- the LOC136514244 gene encoding leucine-rich repeat protein 1-like: protein MATRSMSPVAAGVWIAVLVAVVVASNEEGDALMALRHSVKDPDGVLASWDPSLVNPCTWLHVTCNDDNHVDRIELANMRLSGPLPPELGKLEQLQYMEMSANSLQGPIPSEFGKLKNLVSMDLYNNDLSGPLPTTLGNLKSLKVFRIDHNRLTGPIPRELSGLPDLATVDFSSNDFCGTIPTSGPFQNIPLTSFSNNPRLTQGPGGYDANC from the exons ATGGCTACCAGAAGCATGTCCCCGGTGGCGGCGGGCGTGTGGATCGCCGTCCTCGTGGCGGTGGTCGTGGCGTCCAACGAGGAAGGAGACGCGCTGATGGCCCTGCGTCACAGCGTGAAGGACCCCGATGGCGTGCTCGCGAGCTGGGACCCGAGCCTGGTGAACCCGTGCACGTGGTTGCACGTGACGTGCAACGACGACAACCACGTGGATCGTAT CGAGCTTGCTAACATGAGATTGTCCGGTCCTCTGCCGCCGGAGCTGGGGAAACTGGAGCAGCTGCAGTACAT GGAAATGAGCGCCAATAGTCTGCAGGGTCCGATCCCGTCAGAGTTCGGCAAGTTGAAGAACCTGGTCAGTATGGACCTGTACAACAACGACCTCTCAGGACCCCTTCCAACGACGCTTGGGAACCTCAAGTCCCTGAAGGTCTT CCGTATCGACCACAACCGCCTGACTGGACCGATCCCCAGGGAGCTGTCTGGACTGCCCGACCTTGCAACCGT GGATTTCTCAAGCAACGACTTCTGCGGCACGATCCCAACATCGGGACCATTCCAGAACATTCCCCTCACCAG CTTTTCCAACAACCCGCGACTGACGCAGGGACCGGGCGGGTACGACGCGAACTGCTAG